In Streptomyces sp. SN-593, a single genomic region encodes these proteins:
- a CDS encoding carbamoyltransferase family protein: MRGRVLGFSGFDGSRDFKRRRLAGLTDQEYAVFQGADAAAALVADGQVVAAAAEERWDGLKHSERFPSGAADYCLRAGGLDPAALASGATDLLVAHSFDFAPERDFLVGQSDYYRELYDAVLDPAAVQEVAQRALGCDLTDRFVPVPHHLAHATGAYLPSGYRDALVVVSDGLGERWSATALAATPEGFETVCEIPAHDSLGLLYGLFTMYLGFRFGDGEYKVMGLAPHGDPERHLAVLTDQVLQLDTAGRYRTPILLSNVSTLDKETYRPALARLEELFGPRRAPGDPLDQRHKDIAASLQAALQAAQYHFLSHLRESTGLDRLCLSGGVALNCVANGTLLRSGLFSDIHVQPAAADDGAALGAALWAGWQRGERARPVRHTLLGPGYGPAECEAAAASVQGVTVTRFTDDKALTDHVAGLIDEGAVVGWFQGRMEFGPRALGNRSILADPRRPDMRARINALVKKRESFRPFAPAVTAEAAAELFEIDPEDVSRFAEMLFVCYVRPEHADRMPATTHVDGSARTQTVSSADNALFHQLIQAFEHRTGLPVLLNTSFNQANQPIVRTPQEAVDTFLAAGLDALVLGDLLLLPDGRPDAADASDAADAADAAAASAEGKAEERHADR; this comes from the coding sequence GTGCGGGGACGGGTTCTCGGGTTCAGCGGCTTCGACGGCTCGCGTGACTTCAAGCGCCGGCGCCTCGCCGGCCTCACCGACCAGGAGTACGCCGTTTTCCAGGGCGCGGACGCCGCCGCCGCGCTGGTGGCCGACGGGCAGGTGGTGGCCGCCGCGGCCGAGGAGCGCTGGGACGGGCTCAAGCACTCGGAGCGCTTCCCGAGCGGAGCCGCCGACTACTGCCTGCGCGCCGGCGGACTGGACCCCGCCGCCCTCGCGTCGGGCGCCACGGACCTGCTGGTGGCCCACAGCTTCGATTTCGCCCCCGAACGCGACTTCCTGGTCGGCCAGTCCGACTACTACCGCGAGCTGTACGACGCCGTGCTCGACCCCGCCGCGGTGCAGGAGGTGGCCCAGCGGGCGCTGGGCTGCGACCTCACCGACCGCTTCGTGCCGGTGCCCCACCACCTGGCCCACGCCACGGGCGCCTACCTGCCCAGCGGCTACCGGGACGCGCTGGTGGTCGTCTCCGACGGCCTGGGCGAACGCTGGTCGGCCACCGCGCTGGCCGCCACCCCGGAGGGCTTCGAGACGGTCTGCGAGATACCCGCCCACGACTCCCTCGGGCTGCTCTACGGGCTGTTCACCATGTACCTCGGCTTCCGCTTCGGCGACGGCGAGTACAAGGTGATGGGCCTGGCGCCGCACGGCGACCCCGAGCGCCACCTCGCGGTGCTGACCGACCAGGTCCTCCAACTCGACACCGCGGGCCGCTACCGCACGCCGATCCTGCTCAGCAACGTCAGCACGCTCGACAAGGAGACCTACCGGCCCGCGCTGGCCCGGCTGGAGGAGCTGTTCGGCCCGCGACGCGCCCCGGGCGACCCGCTCGACCAGCGGCACAAGGACATCGCCGCCTCCCTCCAGGCCGCGCTCCAGGCCGCCCAATACCACTTCCTGTCCCATCTGCGCGAGTCGACCGGGCTGGACCGCCTCTGCCTGTCCGGGGGGGTCGCCCTCAACTGCGTCGCCAACGGGACGCTGCTGCGCAGCGGGCTCTTCTCCGACATCCACGTGCAGCCCGCCGCCGCCGACGACGGAGCGGCGCTGGGGGCCGCGCTCTGGGCCGGCTGGCAGCGGGGCGAGAGGGCCCGGCCGGTCCGGCACACCCTGCTCGGCCCCGGCTACGGTCCCGCGGAGTGCGAGGCCGCCGCCGCGTCCGTCCAGGGGGTGACCGTCACCCGCTTCACCGACGACAAGGCCCTCACCGACCACGTCGCCGGACTCATCGACGAGGGCGCGGTGGTCGGCTGGTTCCAGGGGCGGATGGAGTTCGGGCCGCGGGCGCTCGGCAACCGCAGCATCCTCGCCGACCCGCGCCGGCCCGACATGCGCGCGCGGATCAACGCCCTCGTCAAGAAGCGCGAGTCCTTCCGCCCGTTCGCGCCGGCGGTCACCGCCGAGGCCGCCGCGGAGCTGTTCGAGATCGACCCCGAGGACGTGTCCCGCTTCGCCGAGATGCTCTTCGTCTGCTACGTGCGGCCCGAGCACGCCGACCGGATGCCCGCCACCACCCACGTCGACGGGTCGGCCCGGACGCAGACCGTCAGCAGCGCCGACAACGCGCTCTTCCACCAGCTCATCCAGGCGTTCGAGCACCGCACCGGGCTGCCGGTCCTCCTCAACACCTCCTTCAACCAGGCGAACCAGCCGATCGTGCGGACCCCGCAGGAGGCCGTCGACACCTTCCTGGCGGCGGGGCTGGACGCCCTCGTGCTGGGCGACCTGCTGCTCCTGCCCGACGGCCGGCCGGACGCCGCCGACGCCTCTGACGCCGCCGATGCCGCCGATGCCGCCGCCGCCAGCGCCGAGGGGAAGGCCGAGGAGCGCCATGCCGACCGCTGA
- a CDS encoding cytochrome P450: MTDAGMSTQEFVKDERYDRFHEGPQGDEPVTWWDYEGGRWIVSGYEAVCAAARDPETFSSRHELPNGGSPYAGVMVPSTPVRAVPIEIDPPLHQEYRKLLNNRFGPGAVRKLAPRFLEYTDWCIDEFIESGRADLFHGLAKLVPAMTTLHLLGLPVEDAEIFADAVHVRGEDRFELNSAWSLLLTRTTQTVVARRQKPEDDLVSYLLASEVDGRKFTDMELVEICFTFVIGGMATTARLALGALSYLAAHPDRRAALVADPSRLPAAMEEFLRYYSPVPFLSRTATKDVCFYGKDIKAGDRVAIAYAAANRDPAVFEEPKAVRMDRSPNRHVGLGHGAHFCIGGSLGKSEATTMVQQVLARIPDYRIVEDNWRAEDGKERPAPNWEARISRGLEVGFTPGARLGTSSFTLNSLS, translated from the coding sequence ATGACTGACGCAGGGATGTCCACCCAGGAGTTCGTCAAGGATGAGCGGTACGACCGGTTCCACGAGGGCCCGCAGGGCGACGAACCCGTCACCTGGTGGGACTACGAGGGCGGGCGCTGGATCGTCTCCGGCTACGAGGCGGTCTGCGCCGCGGCGCGCGACCCGGAGACCTTCTCCTCCCGGCACGAACTGCCCAACGGGGGCAGCCCCTACGCCGGCGTCATGGTCCCCTCCACCCCCGTGCGCGCGGTCCCGATCGAGATAGACCCGCCGTTGCACCAGGAGTACCGCAAGCTCCTGAACAACCGGTTCGGCCCCGGCGCGGTGCGCAAGCTGGCCCCGCGCTTCCTGGAGTACACCGACTGGTGCATCGACGAGTTCATCGAGTCCGGACGCGCGGACCTCTTCCACGGCCTGGCGAAGCTGGTACCGGCCATGACCACCCTGCACCTGCTCGGGCTGCCGGTGGAGGACGCCGAGATCTTCGCCGACGCCGTCCACGTGCGCGGCGAGGACCGCTTCGAGCTCAACAGCGCCTGGTCGCTGCTGCTGACCCGGACCACGCAGACCGTGGTCGCCCGCCGGCAGAAGCCCGAGGACGACCTCGTCTCCTACCTGCTGGCCTCCGAGGTGGACGGCCGCAAGTTCACCGACATGGAGCTCGTGGAGATCTGCTTCACCTTCGTCATCGGCGGCATGGCCACCACCGCGCGGCTGGCGCTCGGAGCGCTGTCCTACCTGGCGGCCCACCCGGACCGCCGTGCGGCCCTGGTCGCGGACCCGTCCCGGCTGCCGGCCGCCATGGAGGAGTTCCTGCGCTACTACAGCCCGGTGCCCTTCCTGTCGCGTACGGCCACCAAGGACGTCTGCTTCTACGGCAAGGACATCAAGGCCGGCGACCGGGTCGCCATCGCCTACGCGGCGGCCAACCGCGACCCCGCGGTCTTCGAGGAGCCCAAGGCGGTGCGGATGGACCGGTCGCCCAACCGGCACGTCGGCCTCGGCCACGGGGCGCACTTCTGCATCGGCGGCTCCCTGGGGAAGTCCGAGGCGACCACCATGGTCCAGCAGGTGCTGGCCCGGATTCCGGACTACCGCATCGTCGAGGACAACTGGCGGGCCGAGGACGGGAAGGAACGGCCGGCGCCCAACTGGGAGGCGCGGATCTCCCGCGGCCTGGAGGTGGGGTTCACCCCCGGCGCCAGGCTGGGCACCTCCTCCTTCACGCTCAACTCGCTGTCCTGA
- a CDS encoding IS110 family transposase, with protein sequence MFIGWDWATETHDVTVMDDTGKRIDRWELTHTEEGFAKTLARLRKHGDPADLPVAIETTRGLAVDRLLAAGHPVVPVHPNAFHAMRARWGASKAKTDAGDSMKLADYLRTDGHLLPRLEPTEPATLDLQALTRQRADHIEARIAAVNQLAALLDEHWPGGKAVFGKLDSDIAQAFLERYPTPASAAKLTAGRLETWCKRRGYCGKKPGSVLIERLRSAPTAASRLSETVVEHLIRVQVQLVHGIRATIRALDKAITEATATHPYAPLFATLPRIGTISLGQVIGEIGPLLERAQTCEQLIAEAGVVPVTRASGKSRTVAFRFATNRRARVALTTFADNSRHGSQWAAKIYDDARARKKRHPHAVRILARSWLRVMWACWRTGTCYDPDIHQANNKINTTADAPLAA encoded by the coding sequence GTGTTCATCGGATGGGACTGGGCGACCGAAACGCACGACGTGACGGTCATGGACGACACCGGCAAACGCATCGACCGGTGGGAACTGACCCACACCGAGGAAGGGTTCGCCAAGACCCTGGCCCGGCTGCGCAAGCACGGAGATCCCGCGGACCTGCCGGTCGCCATCGAGACCACCAGGGGCCTGGCCGTCGACCGGCTCCTGGCCGCCGGGCACCCGGTGGTGCCGGTGCACCCGAACGCCTTTCACGCGATGCGGGCACGCTGGGGCGCTTCCAAAGCCAAGACCGACGCCGGCGACAGCATGAAACTCGCCGACTACCTGCGCACCGACGGCCACCTGCTGCCCCGGCTGGAGCCCACCGAGCCGGCCACTCTCGACCTGCAGGCCCTCACCCGCCAGCGCGCCGACCACATCGAGGCCCGCATCGCCGCCGTCAACCAACTCGCCGCGCTCCTGGACGAACACTGGCCCGGCGGCAAGGCAGTCTTCGGCAAGCTCGACAGCGACATCGCCCAGGCCTTCCTGGAGCGTTACCCGACCCCGGCCTCCGCCGCCAAGCTCACCGCGGGGCGCCTGGAAACCTGGTGCAAACGCCGTGGCTACTGCGGCAAGAAGCCCGGCAGCGTCCTCATCGAACGCCTGCGCTCGGCCCCCACAGCCGCCTCCCGCCTCAGCGAGACGGTCGTCGAGCACCTCATCCGTGTCCAGGTCCAGCTCGTGCACGGCATACGCGCGACCATCCGCGCCCTGGACAAGGCCATCACCGAGGCCACCGCCACGCACCCTTACGCGCCGCTGTTCGCCACCCTGCCGCGCATCGGCACGATCAGCCTCGGCCAGGTCATCGGCGAGATCGGCCCGCTCCTGGAACGCGCCCAGACCTGCGAACAGCTGATCGCCGAAGCCGGCGTCGTCCCCGTGACCCGCGCCTCGGGCAAGTCCCGCACAGTCGCTTTCCGCTTCGCGACCAACCGCAGAGCCCGCGTCGCGCTCACGACCTTCGCCGACAACAGCCGACACGGCAGCCAGTGGGCCGCCAAGATCTACGACGACGCCCGGGCCCGCAAAAAGCGGCACCCCCACGCCGTCCGAATCCTCGCCCGATCCTGGCTCCGGGTGATGTGGGCCTGCTGGCGCACCGGCACCTGCTACGACCCCGACATCCACCAAGCCAACAACAAGATCAACACGACCGCCGACGCCCCCCTGGCGGCATAG
- a CDS encoding thiolase family protein yields the protein MALPGIRPVFVAGGGLHAYQRASGTPYVQLGLTAVRRALEDAGLAWPSVESAYVGSAQVGMAAGPVMLRHLGATGLRVVQVENASASGSSAFRQAVVEVAGGFADVVLAVGVDTPDPRPGGPSKSAVRDLVGRLGTPAAHLALAAEHHLRQTPATPRQLALVAVKNHANAAANPYAQRRRRRTLEEVLASGTVAGCLTRLQCAPRGEGAAAVLVVSEEAIGRYGLDRGGCVRVLASASRTVAGRTGPGAEVRVTADTAAEAYAQAGVGPRDLDVLELHDAFSVEELVYLEAMGVCAPGEAGALLERGRFDIGGERAVSPSGGLLGMGHPLGPTGVGQVVEVRRQLLGRAGARQHPGARTALAHMVGVGGVCLVHVLGR from the coding sequence GTGGCTCTCCCCGGAATACGGCCGGTGTTCGTGGCGGGCGGCGGGCTGCACGCCTACCAGCGGGCCTCCGGCACCCCGTACGTGCAGTTGGGACTCACGGCGGTGCGGCGCGCGCTGGAGGACGCCGGGCTGGCCTGGCCGTCGGTGGAGTCCGCGTACGTGGGCAGCGCCCAGGTCGGGATGGCCGCCGGGCCCGTGATGCTCCGTCACCTCGGCGCCACCGGCCTGCGGGTGGTGCAGGTGGAGAACGCCTCGGCGTCGGGTTCCTCCGCCTTCCGGCAGGCCGTGGTCGAGGTCGCCGGCGGTTTCGCCGACGTGGTCCTCGCCGTCGGGGTGGACACCCCCGACCCGCGTCCCGGCGGGCCGTCCAAGTCCGCCGTCCGCGACCTGGTGGGCCGGCTGGGGACTCCCGCCGCGCACCTCGCGCTGGCCGCGGAACACCACCTGCGTCAGACGCCGGCCACGCCCCGCCAGCTCGCGCTGGTGGCCGTGAAGAACCACGCCAACGCGGCCGCGAACCCCTACGCACAGCGGCGGCGGCGCCGCACCCTGGAGGAGGTGCTGGCCTCGGGAACCGTCGCGGGCTGCCTCACCCGCCTCCAGTGCGCGCCGCGCGGCGAGGGCGCGGCGGCGGTGCTGGTGGTGTCCGAGGAGGCGATCGGGCGCTACGGGCTGGACCGCGGCGGGTGCGTGCGGGTACTGGCGTCTGCCTCCCGGACGGTGGCCGGCCGCACCGGCCCGGGGGCCGAGGTCCGGGTCACCGCCGACACCGCGGCCGAGGCGTACGCCCAGGCCGGGGTCGGGCCGCGCGACCTGGACGTGCTCGAACTGCACGACGCCTTCAGCGTCGAGGAACTCGTCTACCTGGAGGCAATGGGGGTGTGCGCCCCCGGCGAGGCGGGGGCGCTGCTGGAGCGCGGCCGGTTCGACATCGGCGGCGAACGCGCGGTCAGCCCCTCGGGCGGACTGCTGGGCATGGGGCACCCGCTGGGGCCCACCGGCGTCGGCCAGGTCGTGGAGGTGCGGCGGCAGCTCCTGGGCCGGGCCGGAGCACGCCAGCACCCGGGTGCGCGCACCGCCCTGGCGCACATGGTCGGGGTGGGCGGGGTCTGCCTGGTGCACGTGCTGGGCCGCTGA
- a CDS encoding SCP2 sterol-binding domain-containing protein — protein MRLLSEEWLAERLRLGSALPVVPGATAVVQHEVHGDAGPARYFDDIREGRLTDSRLGVHPTPHAVIRYQRSVELAMLCGEIDAVSGVISGRITVEGDLNRLLPLVSVLQTPAAIEVLRQLNAVTSD, from the coding sequence ATGCGGCTGCTGTCCGAGGAGTGGCTGGCCGAACGCCTGCGCCTGGGCTCGGCCCTGCCCGTCGTCCCCGGTGCCACCGCCGTCGTGCAGCACGAGGTGCACGGCGACGCGGGCCCGGCCCGGTACTTCGACGACATCCGGGAGGGCCGGCTCACCGACAGCCGGCTGGGCGTCCACCCGACGCCGCACGCGGTGATCCGGTACCAGCGCTCGGTCGAACTCGCCATGCTGTGCGGCGAGATCGACGCGGTGAGCGGGGTCATCAGCGGGCGGATCACGGTCGAGGGGGACCTCAACCGGCTGCTCCCCCTGGTCTCGGTGCTCCAGACGCCGGCGGCCATCGAGGTGCTGCGGCAGTTGAACGCCGTCACCTCGGACTGA